One window of the Colletotrichum destructivum chromosome 6, complete sequence genome contains the following:
- a CDS encoding Putative CoA-transferase family III, with amino-acid sequence MPPPKAVLSVMIPRITAFARAHRPATTSQQLQRCIESLPRYRSVSRRTMATSNAPKSSAGEPLPLEGITVVSLEHAIAAPFCTRQLADMGARVIKIERPGVGDFARAYDTRVNGMASHFVWANRSKESLALDLKKPKDFDVLKRLLAKSDVLVQNLAPGATERLGLGYNTLRETHPSLIVCDISGYGSDGPYRDKKAYDLLVQSEAGFLSVTGNGPEPAKAGISIADISAGMYAYSNILAAIIKRGKTGRGARIDISMLESMVEWMSFPMYYTYNDAPGLARSGAAHASIYPYGPFETGGGGSVMFGVQNEREWTNLCRDVLGDEALARDPRFVSNTLRVRHRDELKAVICRVFARSSAEEVLAKLDGAAIANANVNDMQGVWNHPQLKARARWTDVETPAGKIPALIPPGFASVRESRMDRVPGLGEHNESIFRELGVEP; translated from the coding sequence ATGCCTCCACCAAAAGCCGTGCTATCGGTAATGATCCCCAGGATCACAGCTTTCGCAAGAGCACACAGACCGGCCACCACATCACAGCAACTCCAAAGATGCATCGAGTCTCTGCCCAGGTACAGGAGCGTGTCCCGTCGTACTATGGCCACTTCGAACGCACCAAAGTCTTCTGCAGGGGAACCGCTTCCCTTGGAAGGCATCACTGTCGTCAGCCTCGAGCATGCCATAGCCGCACCCTTTTGTACCAGACAGCTTGCCGACATGGGTGCCAGGGTCATCAAGATCGAGCGtcccggcgtcggcgacttCGCGAGGGCTTACGACACCCGAGTCAACGGAATGGCCTCGCATTTTGTCTGGGCAAACCGCTCGAAGGAGAGCCTGGCCCTGGACCTGAAGAAACCCAAAGACTTTGACGTTCTCAAGAGGCTCCTTGCCAAATCAGATGTGTTGGTTCAGAATCTGGCCCCCGGCGCTACTGAACGGCTCGGCCTGGGCTACAACACGCTCCGAGAAACCCACCCTTCGCTGATTGTCTGCGACATCTCAGGCTACGGCTCCGATGGCCCGTACAGAGACAAGAAGGCGTATGACCTACTCGTGCAGAGCGAAGCCGGCTTCCTCTCCGTCACGGGTAACGGGCCCGAGCCGGCCAAGGCTGGCatctccatcgccgacatTTCGGCCGGCATGTACGCCTACTCCAACATTCTGGCCGCGATCATCAAGCGGGGCAAGACAGGCCGGGGCGCGCGGATAGACATCTCGATGCTCGAGAGCATGGTCGAGTGGATGAGCTTCCCCATGTACTACACCTACAACGACGCCCCGGGCCTGGCCCGCTCAGGGGCGGCCCACGCCTCCATCTACCCTTACGGTCCCTtcgagacgggcggcggcggctccgtcaTGTTTGGCGTGCAAAACGAGCGGGAGTGGACGAACCTCTGCCGCGACgtgctgggcgacgaggcgctGGCCAGGGACCCGCGGTTCGTGAGCAACACGCTCAGGGTCCGGCATCGGGACGAGTTGAAGGCGGTCATATGCCGCGTGTTCGCGCGCtcgtcggccgaggaggtcctcGCGAAGCTGGACGGCgcggccatcgccaacgccaacgtGAACGACATGCAGGGCGTGTGGAACCACCCGCAACTAAAGGCCAGGGCGCGGTGGACAGATGTCGAGACACCGGCGGGGAAGATTCCCGCCTTAATCCCGCCGGGATTCGCATCGGTACGAGAGTCGAGGATGGACAGAGTTCCTGGGCTCGGCGAGCACAATGAGTCAATCTTTAGGGAGCTGGGAGTTGAGCCTTGA
- a CDS encoding Putative HotDog domain superfamily protein: MLRYTMLRSAFVRSTRLPPLQSAVCIRAQSTYAKAQLKCDDSQQAGEATSSVSPTASSRWFSELQARILRLRDAPKSPRCVEEADRLLQQTNANWMGFLAGSQGFLTEPRWRGLDNHQVFWGDMDSMVSHAAHTGQSGMPEEEMSRLMCKQPGHINNVMYNRYVESARVQFIRHHGLDATAEERKQWEDLVTPRSLGLILKMMTTEFKFPMKYPDRVYVLYRLTEPPTPDSTSLRMESWILSDQHRRIAAKVIDETAIYDYTVGKVSVLKPFMVEKLKRTFTMQEEARRKYAEEARKAIEAVEELESQHG; this comes from the exons ATGTTGCGGTACACTATGTTGCGGTCAGCCTTTGTCAGATCAACACGCCTCCCTCCGCTCCAGTCGGCGGTCTGTATTCGGGCACAGAGCACCTACGCCAAAGCACAGCTGAAATGCGACGACTCGCAGCAAGCTGGTGAAGCTACGTCATCCGTCTCGCCGACTGCTTCGTCAAGATGGTTCTCCGAGCTCCAGGCGCGGATCCTGCGTCTGAGGGACGCTCCCAAGTCTCCTCGATGCGTCGAAGAGGCCGACCGGCTGCTCCAGCAGACGAACGCGAACTGGATGGGCTTCCTGGCCGGCAGTCAAGGTTTCCTTACCGAGCCCAGGTGGAGAGGCCTGGATAACCACCAGGTGTTCTGGGGAGACATG GACAGCATGGTAAGTCATGCAGCTCACACCGGTCAATCGGGTATGCCC GAAGAGGAGATGTCCAGACTAATGTGTAAACAACCAGGACACATCAACAACGTCATGTACAACCGCTACGTCGAGTCGGCCCGAGTCCAATTCATCCGTCACCACGGGCTCGATGCCACGGCCGAGGAAAGGAAGCAGTGGGAGGATCTCGTGACCCCTCgcagcctcggcctcatCCTGAAGATGATGACAACCGAGTTCAAGTTC CCGATGAAATATCCCGACAGGGTTTACGTCTTGTACAGGCTGACcgagccgccaacgcccgACTCGACAAGTCTTCGCATGGAGTCCTGGATTCTATCGGACCAGCACCGTCGgatcgccgccaaggtcATCGACGAGACGGCCATCTACGACTACACGGTCGGTAAGGTTTCCGTGCTGAAACCCTTCATGGTTGAAAAGCTCAAGCGCACATTCACCATGCAGGAGGAAGCCAGGAGGAAGTACGCCGAGGAGGCACGAAAGGCCATTGAGGCCGTTGAGGAGCTGGAATCACAGCATGGATGA
- a CDS encoding Putative alpha/beta hydrolase-1 yields the protein MTKRDLTSAANGTRPSAINLIWEQLPLVIDNTELSISTVRRSGAGDPVLFLHGFGSTKEDYTDVVLYDAMAGHPIIAYDAPGSGASTVSDYSAICMPFLVAVAEAVLEAHGVSSFHLVGHSMGGLTGLLLARRNPGAVRSFVNIKGNLAPEDCFLSRQILDFPADEGPDAFVAAFVERTRRSPDYGNGVYAAAFRAKVRPGAVKPTFESMVDYTDNGGLLESFESLSCPRMFMFGVSYNGLSYLPRIAEAGVQLAEIPESGHFVMYSNPMAMWRRIGMFLAEVVKE from the coding sequence ATGACAAAGAGAGATTTGACCTCGGCCGCTAACGGCACCCGGCCCTCCGCCATCAATCTCATATGGGAACAGCTTCCGCTCGTCATAGACAACACCGAGTTGTCCATATCTACCGTCCGCcgcagcggcgccggcgaccccgtcctcttcctccacgGCTTCGGCAGCACCAAGGAAGACTacaccgacgtcgtcctctACGACGCCATGGCAGGCCATCCCATCATCGCCTACGACGCCCCAGGGAGCGGCGCCTCCACCGTCTCCGACTACTCGGCCATCTGCATGCcgttcctcgtcgccgtcgcggagGCCGTGCTCGAGGCCCACGGCGTCTCGAGCTtccacctcgtcggccactCCATGGGCGGCCTGACGGGCCTGCTGCTCGCGCGGCGCAACCCGGGCGCCGTGCGGAGCTTCGTCAACATCAAGGGGAACCTCGCCCCCGAGGACTGCTTCCTCAGCAGGCAGATCCTCGACTTCCCGGCCGATGAGGGGCCcgacgccttcgtcgccgccttcgtcgagcGGACGCGCCGGTCGCCGGACTACGGGAACGGCGTCTACGCGGCGGCGTTCCGGGCCAAGGTGCGGCCTGGCGCGGTGAAGCCGACGTTCGAGTCCATGGTCGACTACACGGACAACGGGGGCCTGCTGGAGAGCTTCGAGTCGCTTTCCTGCCCGAGGATGTTCATGTTCGGCGTGTCGTACAACGGGCTTAGCTACTTGCCGCGGATCGCGGAGGCCGGCGTCCAGCTGGCGGAGATCCCGGAGAGCGGTCACTTCGTCATGTACTCGAACCCCATGGCGATGTGGCGGCGCATTGGCATGTTTTTGGCCGAGGTTGTAAAGGAATAG
- a CDS encoding Putative extracellular membrane protein, CFEM has translation MQFIITLGLLSGLAAAQSATTTASSSGSTGLPGLISQLPTCAVTCLNTAASNIGCATTDFTCLCDSQERLIASLTPCVLTAGCSADDIAKAARIAPQICSEVDNNPAASDIASASNLVTGALGTATGGSAATATATPAAAAARPTNGYYGILGAGAVALAAIAL, from the exons ATGCAGTTCATCATCACGCTCGGCCTGCTctccggcctcgccgccgcccagtccgccaccaccaccgcgtcctcctccggATCGACCGGCCTGCCGGGCCTCATCAGCCAACTGCCCACCTGCGCCGTCACCTGCctcaacaccgccgccagcaACATCGGTTGCGCGACAACAGACTTCACCTGCCTGTGCGACAGCCAGGAACGCCTCATCGCCTCCCTGACACCCTGCGTACTGACGGCGGGCTGCTCTGCCGATGACATTGCCA AGGCCGCGAGGATCGCACCCCAGATCTGTTCCGAGGTCGACAACAACCCCGCCGCGTCCGACATCGCGTCCGCCTCGAACCTCGTcaccggcgccctcggcaccgcgaccggcggcagcgccgccacggccacggccacccccgccgccgccgccgcgcggcCCACCAACGGCTACTacggcatcctcggcgccggcgccgtcgctctggccgccatcgccttgTAG